DNA from Lentibacillus amyloliquefaciens:
ATTATTCAAACACATTACATTTTTATTACAGTGTGTTATTATTTCATTAAGCCGTTCGGCTGAATAAAGCCGGTGAGTAGCCGAGGCTACTCGCTGTTACCTGCTCCATTCGTACAAGTCTTCTATATGACAATCGAGGATAGATGCAATATTATAAGCAACTTGCAAGGACATTAGCTGTTTATTCAATACATATTTATTAATCTGCTGCACTCTAACGTCCATCAATTCAGCTAATTCCAGCTGCGTCATATCCATTTCTTGCAAACGATAACGGAGCAGGCATCTACCGACTTTATAAGCCAAACAGACACCTCATTATTTATTTATTACAGCAAAGGCGGTGATGTTGTGACTGATGATGTTTTAAAGCTGCTTGTTGATTTTGTTGAAATTATTCGTAAAGATTAATCGTTCATTTTATTATAATACTCTACTGTGAATTTAAGGCTTTCTAGAAATTTTTCCCTTTCCTCATCAGTCATGGTGAGGGTTTTCTCTATGAGTTGATTGAGAAATTCCGCATCTTTTAGGTTGAGATTGTTCGCCATTCTCAAGGCACGGTCTAATTCATCTGTTGCGTTTTCTTTTTCTGGAAACAGGTCATCTGTAGAAACGTCCAACGCTCTAGCTATTTTAAAAATAGCGTTTTGTTCTGGTGCGTTTGTGCCTGCTTCATATGATGAAATTGTATTGTGCTTAACCCCAATCATTACACCTAATTCTTTTTGGGTTATTCCCTTTTTCTTTCGTTCTTCTTTAATTCTCTGTCCGACGTATTCGGCCAATTCTCTTTCAGTCATCATAAATTCTCCTTCCAAATATTTGATTGTATCTATAGTATATACCGTTTCATGAAGTTTATGCAAAAAATATCACGTAAAATGAAATTTAAGTGTTGACACTTGAAATTATTTCATGTAATATGAAGTTAATCAAGTTAAGAAATGGGGTGTGAAAGTGCGACAGCAAAAGGAATTGGCGGCTATTAGGCGATATTTTAACTACAGTCAGACGAGAATGGCAAATTTGCTCAATATTGACGTTAGAACGTACATTAATAAAGAAAATGGCGTAACTCAATTCAAAATGAATGAAATGTTTATCATTAGTAAAATGTTCAAAAAGCCGATTGAAGAAATTTTTTTATACGATGACTTCATGTTACGTGAAGTTGAATAGTTAAAAATAAAAATCACCATCACCCCACAGATGAATAATCAAACTAGCGGAGTACGCCAGAACCTGTCATTTTCGACAGTGAGCGACAAGCGGGCCTTACATATTCCAATAAAAATACCGCTAACGCCGGAATGTTTGATTGTTGATCTGTGGGAGGTGATGGGAGAGAAGGAGGAAAATAAATGAATGAATTAATGACAAGCGGCGTAAAAATGACGAGTTTGGATATTGCTGAAATTGTAGAGAAGGAACATAAAAATGTAATGCGCGACATTCGTAACGAAATCAGAAGTCTTGGAGAAGAAAATTCACAGCTCATTTTTGAGCAGTCAAGCTATACAAATAGTCGCGGCAAAAGGTACGAGTGTTATGAGTTCGGAAAAGACGGAGCAATGCAGTTAGCTTTAAAATATGATGCCAAAACAAGACGTAAGGTTATAAAACGAATTGACGAATTGGAACGTGGGTCAAATAAACTACCAGGCAATTATAAAGAAGCCCTAATACAACTGGTTACCCAAGTTGAAGAAAACGAAAAGTTAGAAACGCAGAATAATATGTTAACTCAGCAAAATAAAGAGTTGCGACCAAAGGCTGACTACACAGATAAAATTTTGAAAAACAAAGGTCTTGTTACTATTGGTCAAATCGCTAAAGATTACGGGATGTCAGCACAAAAAATGAACAGAGAATTGCACAGTCTAGGCGTTCAATATAAACAAAGCGAACAATGGTTACTATATAGAAAATATCAAGATAAAGGTTACACTCACTCAAATACAGTAGACATTGTTAAGAAAGACGGGACGCCGGACGTGAGAATGAACACGAAATGGACGCAAAAAGGTAGATTATTCCTTTACGAATTGCTAAAGGAACATGAGATCATTCCGGTTATTGAACAGGATGACGCATCATGACCAAAAATATAAATTTATATATCGCTCGTCGCGAGCATGACATTTACCAAAAGGACATTGCCAATAAACTCGGCATACATCCACAGACCTATCACGAAAAAGAGCGCGGCAAGAAAGACTTTACCCTAACAGAAGCTCGTATGCTGGCACAGATATTCGAATGTACGTTGAATGATTTATTCCAGGAAGAAAAAACAAATTTAAAGGTGGTTGATTAACATGCAAAACATTCAAGCAAAACAAAGCATGTCAACAGAAGAACTAGCAGTACTAGAAGGTGAATTCGAGGAAGCTAAAAAGCCCAAATGGGTCACATACACATTGTGGTTTTTCTTGGGAGGCATAGGCGGTCACAGATTTTATGTAGGTGACACGGGCTATGCAATCGCAATGCTTTTCCTCAATTGGGCGACATTCGGCATATGGTCACTCATTGACGTGTTCCTTATTGGCAAGCGATTGAGAAAGAAAAACGCTGAGATCGAAATGGGTTTGATTAACAAAATTAAATTGTTTAATAGGGGTGCTTAAGATGACCGAATTACAACGATTCCAAAACCGTTATTTAGACATCCTGCAAGCAGAAGAACCAACCCGCACCAACAGGCTGAACAACTTATTAGATGACATGCAGGCAATGTACCGCATTCCGTTGCTGAGGAATACAGAGTTTGAACAAAAGAATCCGAGGATTATGCATCTGTTCAGGATTGTTAGTAAGTCTAGAAATTTTGAGGGGGTCAAGTGAATGTTCGACGTTATGCCAAAAGGCTATAACATCGGTTGGGAAGTTGTGAGTGATAAATGCATAACAACAGGCGCTGTTCCTTCCAGTCATCCATTGGGCGGTTACAGATTACAGTATGAAACTTTAATTTGGGAATGGCTTGGAGAAGAAAGAGGACAAATACTAGAACAGATTGTCCACTGGAATCACAAAGAAGCGGAAAAAGTCCATGGATATATAGTCGGTAATTTAAAGGGAGTGAAATAAATGACCGTAAAACCAGAAGAAAAACAAGCATTCATGCACCTCACACAAGCAGTCGGTCTGCTTATGGAAAATGACTACAAAGGTACTATCACATATCTGAATAACGCACGACATGCGGTTGAGCGATTAGATACTGAACAACGTAACGCTGAAATGTACGAGGAAGCTAAACGGCTACTGAAAGAGGTTGATCGTCAGGGTGATTTGGAAATGAGGAGGCACCGGTTTTGACCAATCCAGATAAGTTTTTCCCGGTTGTGGCGTTGGTTAGTTGGGCGATAGTGATTTTCTCAATATGAAAGGGGAGTGAGTAAATATGGAATTCAAAGCATGGGATGAAAAACACGAAAGATATGTTGATGACTTTTTAATCACGCCAGATGGACAAGTAATGATAACTGATGATAGATGCGGTGCTTGTGACCAAGATTT
Protein-coding regions in this window:
- a CDS encoding phage regulatory protein/antirepressor Ant translates to MNELMTSGVKMTSLDIAEIVEKEHKNVMRDIRNEIRSLGEENSQLIFEQSSYTNSRGKRYECYEFGKDGAMQLALKYDAKTRRKVIKRIDELERGSNKLPGNYKEALIQLVTQVEENEKLETQNNMLTQQNKELRPKADYTDKILKNKGLVTIGQIAKDYGMSAQKMNRELHSLGVQYKQSEQWLLYRKYQDKGYTHSNTVDIVKKDGTPDVRMNTKWTQKGRLFLYELLKEHEIIPVIEQDDAS
- a CDS encoding helix-turn-helix transcriptional regulator gives rise to the protein MRQQKELAAIRRYFNYSQTRMANLLNIDVRTYINKENGVTQFKMNEMFIISKMFKKPIEEIFLYDDFMLREVE
- a CDS encoding helix-turn-helix domain-containing protein → MMTERELAEYVGQRIKEERKKKGITQKELGVMIGVKHNTISSYEAGTNAPEQNAIFKIARALDVSTDDLFPEKENATDELDRALRMANNLNLKDAEFLNQLIEKTLTMTDEEREKFLESLKFTVEYYNKMND
- a CDS encoding helix-turn-helix transcriptional regulator, which produces MTKNINLYIARREHDIYQKDIANKLGIHPQTYHEKERGKKDFTLTEARMLAQIFECTLNDLFQEEKTNLKVVD
- a CDS encoding helix-turn-helix transcriptional regulator; protein product: MDMTQLELAELMDVRVQQINKYVLNKQLMSLQVAYNIASILDCHIEDLYEWSR
- a CDS encoding TM2 domain-containing protein, producing MQNIQAKQSMSTEELAVLEGEFEEAKKPKWVTYTLWFFLGGIGGHRFYVGDTGYAIAMLFLNWATFGIWSLIDVFLIGKRLRKKNAEIEMGLINKIKLFNRGA